Proteins encoded together in one Porites lutea chromosome 2, jaPorLute2.1, whole genome shotgun sequence window:
- the LOC140928547 gene encoding uncharacterized protein, whose amino-acid sequence MNGNNEAEDWNFPYWKTIQESPSLLQKSVGPGKYSIGGRFYTHDTTNFPFILTKSEGLSQLTKTVYHRQVDNIPTGAVRAWHWYYFLNCAECGRFLEGKEPELQSIKVNIDGKPVTVKCSVPASRRPYKCLLEKLSNSTSQGEVWTEDSLASAIRSVRSSLFWIFHPSHRDDPCNYLLNYHHALQNENKEITFFQVAVVRSEKFQDYVKTWGKMLVIFQLPDQLPMEGEDEDVGPSEGGIGYARRFIQEMAFALKLEYVYVIDDNVAVMSEALVSPDELATCNDTVIRNDYGVIRMEPCSFWRPLNYLQKIVRGKDKPPDARKPYEAHPLTEEFDRQNLPLYRYTGPAKLFGDKSHESYGVLGFLRSVPNTVRPFAKTQVYAAILLNVKSTVEKRVWYRPWPCWEDLRFNDDCDKEGLSVVKCNRFHFHKVQYNDWINSLVLPGIFQWTEDNKVEKRLPESMLPIELEEGIILKHLLRLVNEDGHGKCFEGKIGYSDSQDSHSDVSPMKLLERLRINEPVDSALATPIPILILAYSLLELEIEDLSKLEELYCRAEQKIVFIVSAKEAQDEWKNNMTLDCLDSGILKTKTMKKRKAKFSVFSAADPSRHLLRWIVIEVSFKGEDMSISDATNTPQDINDAGVHELPSSDQLESSVCEKSVSKRSVEVIVDRAKETSRQTRPSGKEDVEEMVVDPNTFANQLEPEQHTVVSFLPSEPGCSKRATNNTTPVTSKKKKIEDGTCNSTSTKTVRPKMKVTLGKSAETEEKEVPPAVQPGQSSTRDAARGTEAGIVQSEPPEEVVASTLTLSHSVKRKAPKGALQQDVENDVPPASKRTKSQITGLTPEDPAYIGGASEVTRAIVELWREKMKQKDNKDIDPEKVKAKMENFETEDLERLDGEGFSALTKACSLPSMSPRIVSYLLNKKMVDVSSQLPGWFTTGDREAANLIPLMSALSMALLRGNVKCVSTFLQRKSVIKFESKDQKGNTALHYCVSTREAFEKLWPNYEKMNWRDMTNDEGKNPCDDAKEKYEKSSPTIETKKK is encoded by the coding sequence ATGAATGGAAACAACGAAGCAGAAGACTGGAATTTTCCCTATTGGAAGACAATCCAGGAATCTCCAAGCCTTCTCCAGAAGTCTGTGGGACCTGGGAAATACTCTATTGGTGGGCGTTTCTACACTCACGACACGACCAATTTCCCTTTTATTCTCACGAAAAGTGAAGGATTATCACAGCTGACTAAGACGGTTTACCATCGCCAGGTTGACAATATTCCAACTGGTGCGGTGCGCGCTTGGCATTGGTACTATTTTTTGAACTGCGCTGAATGTGGGAGATTCCTCGAAGGCAAAGAACCAGAATTACAATCTATTAAGGTAAACATCGATGGTAAGCCTGTGACTGTGAAGTGTTCGGTACCAGCAAGCCGCCGTCCCTACAAGTGCCTGTTGGAAAAGCTTTCAAATAGCACGTCGCAGGGAGAGGTTTGGACCGAGGACAGCCTGGCTTCAGCAATAAGAAGCGTCCgttcttctttgttttggaTCTTTCATCCCTCCCATAGAGATGATCCTTGTAATTACCTCTTGAATTACCACCACGCGctgcaaaatgaaaacaaagagaTAACCTTTTTTCAAGTCGCTGTTGTTCGAAGCGAAAAGTTTCAAGATTATGTAAAGACCTGGGGAAAGATGCTTGTCATTTTCCAGTTACCAGATCAACTACCTATGGAAGGTGAAGATGAAGATGTCGGACCAAGTGAAGGAGGGATTGGATACGCCAGGCGGTTTATCCAGGAAATGGCATTTGCCCTTAAGCTGGAGTACGTTTATGTGATCGATGACAATGTAGCCGTAATGTCAGAAGCACTTGTCAGCCCTGATGAACTGGCGACTTGTAACGATACAGTtattagaaatgactacggtgtCATTCGGATGGAACCCTGCTCTTTCTGGAGGCCACTAAATTATCTCCAGAAGATAGTGCGTGGAAAAGATAAACCACCTGATGCCAGAAAGCCATACGAGGCACATCCGTTAACAGAAGAGTTTGATCGTCAAAATTTGCCGCTGTACAGATACACAGGACCCGCCAAGCTGTTCGGAGACAAGTCTCATGAGAGTTATGGCGTTTTGGGTTTTCTTAGAAGTGTTCCAAACACAGTGAGACCATTTGCTAAGACCCAAGTATACGCTGCTATTTTGCTGAACGTCAAAAGCACTGTAGAAAAGAGAGTGTGGTACCGGCCATGGCCTTGCTGGGAAGACTTACGTTTTAACGATGATTGTGACAAAGAAGGTTTGTCGGTGGTAAAATGCAACCGATTCCACTTTCACAAAGTTCAGTACAATGACTGGATAAACAGCCTTGTCCTTCCAGGTATCTTCCAATGGACAGAAGATAATAAAGTGGAGAAACGACTTCCTGAAAGCATGCTGCCAATCGAATTGGAAGAGGGAATTATCCTTAAGCACCTTCTTCGCCTAGTTAACGAAGACGGTCATGGGAAATGTTTTGAGGGAAAGATTGGATACAGTGACTCGCAGGATAGCCACTCTGATGTCTCTCCAATGAAATTGCTAGAAAGGCTTAGAATAAACGAGCCCGTGGATTCTGCCTTGGCCACGCCGATTCCGATCCTTATTCTTGCTTACTCTCTTCTCGAACTAGAAATAGAAGACCTATCAAAGCTGGAAGAGCTATATTGTCGTGCCGAACAGAAGATTGTTTTCATTGTCAGTGCCAAAGAAGCACAAGATGaatggaagaacaacatgacacttgACTGCCTAGATAGCGGaattttaaaaaccaaaaccatgaaaaaaagaaaggctaaattttcagtattttcaGCAGCGGACCCTAGTAGACATCTTTTGCGGTGGATTGTGATCGAGGTATCGTTCAAGGGTGAGGACATGAGCATATCAGATGCTACTAATACACCTCAAGACATCAATGATGCAGGGGTGCACGAACTTCCCTCCTCAGACCAATTAGAATCGAGTGTTTGTGAAAAGAGTGTCAGCAAGAGATCAGTGGAAGTGATCGTCGACAGAGCAAAGGAAACCTCACGGCAGACAAGACCGTCGGGAAAAGAAGACGTGGAAGAGATGGTTGTTGATCCAAACACATTTGCTAATCAGCTGGAGCCTGAACAGCACACAGTGGTTTCGTTTCTGCCCAGCGAACCAGGGTGCAGTAAACGGGCTACGAATAATACTACACCTGTaacaagtaaaaagaagaagatcGAAGACGGCACTTGCAACTCTACCTCTACAAAAACCGTGAGGCCTAAAATGAAAGTGACTCTGGGTAAGAGTGCCGAGACCGAGGAGAAGGAGGTTCCTCCAGCAGTACAGCCAGGTCAATCGTCAACCAGAGACGCCGCCAGAGGGACAGAGGCAGGGATTGTGCAGTCTGAGCCACCAGAAGAAGTTGTAGCATCTACACTTACTCTTTCTCATTCTGTTAAAAGGAAGGCACCCAAAGGAGCACTTCAGCAGGATGTGGAAAATGACGTTCCTCCTGCAAGTAAACGAACCAAAAGTCAGATTACAGGGCTCACTCCAGAAGACCCGGCATACATTGGAGGCGCAAGTGAAGTTACACGAGCGATAGTTGAGCTTTGGAGGGAAAAAATGAAGCAGAAGGACAACAAAGATATCGATCCCGAGAAGGTCAAAGCTAAAATGGAGAACTTTGAAACTGAAGATTTAGAAAGACTTGATGGTGAAGGCTTCTCAGCTTTAACTAAAGCTTGCTCACTTCCTTCCATGAGTCCACGTATTGTAAGCTATCttcttaataaaaaaatggtGGACGTCAGTTCTCAGCTACCTGGCTGGTTCACGACGGGCGACAGAGAGGCTGCAAACTTAATCCCTTTAATGTCGGCCCTGTCTATGGCTTTACTGAGAGGGAATGTGAAATGCGTTTCCACCTTCCTGCAGAGGAAAAGCGTAATTAAATTCGAAAGTAAAGACCAGAAAGGTAACACCGCTTTGCATTATTGTGTGTCAACTCGAGAAGCATTCGAAAAGCTCTGGCCAAATTATGAGAAGATGAACTGGCGTGATATGACAAATGACGAAGGAAAGAACCCCTGCGATGATGCTAAAGAGAAGTATGAGAAGTCCAGTCCTACgatagaaacaaagaaaaaataa